A genomic stretch from Mycobacterium malmoense includes:
- a CDS encoding (2Z,6E)-farnesyl diphosphate synthase encodes MEIIPPRLKEPLYRVYELRLRQGLASSKTELPRHIAVLCDGNRRWARDAGYDDVSYGYRKGAAKIAEMLRWCQEAGIEMTTVYLLSTENLQRDPGELAGLIEIITDVVEEICAPANRWSVRTVGDLELLGEEPARRLRDAVASTPGVAPFHVNVAVGYGGRREIVDAVRALLSKELANGATGEELIDAVTVDGISENLYTSGQPDPDLVIRTSGEQRLSGFLLWQSAYSEMWFTEAHWPAFRRVDFLRALRDYSQRHRRYGK; translated from the coding sequence GTGGAGATCATCCCGCCGCGGCTTAAGGAGCCGTTATATCGCGTCTACGAGCTGCGGCTGAGGCAGGGTCTGGCCTCCTCGAAAACCGAACTCCCCCGCCACATCGCGGTCCTGTGCGACGGTAACCGGCGGTGGGCACGCGACGCCGGCTACGACGACGTCAGCTATGGCTACCGGAAGGGTGCCGCCAAGATCGCCGAGATGCTGCGGTGGTGTCAGGAAGCCGGCATCGAAATGACCACCGTGTACCTGCTCTCCACCGAAAACCTGCAACGCGATCCCGGCGAGCTCGCCGGACTGATCGAGATCATCACCGATGTCGTCGAGGAGATCTGCGCGCCGGCCAATCGCTGGAGTGTGCGAACCGTCGGCGATCTGGAGTTGCTTGGCGAGGAACCGGCCCGGCGGCTGCGCGACGCGGTGGCGTCCACGCCGGGGGTCGCGCCCTTCCACGTCAACGTCGCGGTGGGCTATGGGGGCCGCCGGGAGATCGTCGACGCGGTGCGCGCGTTGTTGAGCAAAGAACTGGCCAACGGCGCCACCGGCGAGGAGCTCATCGACGCGGTGACCGTCGACGGCATCTCCGAAAACCTGTACACCTCAGGGCAACCCGACCCCGACCTGGTGATCCGCACCTCGGGGGAGCAGCGGCTGTCCGGGTTTCTGCTGTGGCAGAGCGCGTATTCGGAGATGTGGTTCACCGAGGCGCACTGGCCGGCATTCCGCCGGGTCGATTTTCTGCGCGCGCTGCGCGATTACAGCCAACGGCATCGCCGGTACGGCAAGTAG